ACGAACGCCTCACCCGCCAGCCTGCGCCCCGCCAGCACCAGCGGGTCGTCCAGCGCCTCCTGCGCCTCCAACTGCCCCTGCGCCGTCTCCCGCGCGGCCAGCTTCTGCGCCGCCGTCACCGCGTCGTCGTGCCGGGGCTGCGGCGGCTCGCCCGACCGCACCCGGTCCCGGTGGCCCGTGAACGACCAGCGGTCCCGCGTCCACCGGTCCGCGACCCGCGCCCCCTCCGGCAGCTCCCGCACCAGGTCCAGCCCCCGCCACACCGCGTCCCACGTCGGCCGCGTCTGGCTCTCCAGCAGCCGCCGGATCTCCCGCTCCGCCCTGGTCAGCCGCCCCAGCTGCTCGTCCGCGCCGGGGCCGTCCTCGGCCGCCCCGAGCGACTGGCGCGCCCGGTCGTACGTGTCGATCGCGGGCGCCAGCAGCCGGTTGTCGAACGCCGGATCCGTGGCCGGACCCGCCGGCGGGCAGCGCAACTGCCCCCGGGCGTCGCGCTCCGTCTCCGCCCGCAGCGCCGCGTCCCGGCCCGATCCGCCGTCCGGCGGATCGATCCAGGCCAGCAGCGCCCCCAGATGCTGGTCCTCCAGATTCGACTGCCCGGTCGCCCAGTGCCGGTTCAGCAGATCCGTCGCCGCCAGCAGCAGCGACGAACCCGGCACCCGCGCCCGCTCGCCGTAGTGCGTCAGCCAGCGGCCCAGCAGCGGCACCCGGGCCGGCGCCGGATACGGGGTGTCCGGGTCCTGCTCCGCCGTACGCCGGAACCGCATGGAGCGCCCCAGCAGCCGTACGAAGTCGATCCCCGGCCGGTTGGGGACGATCAACTGCGGCGCGTCCACGCACAGTTCGACCTCGACCTTGACGCGCTTGCCCGTCTCCGGGTCGGTCTCGCCCCGCTCGGCGGGCTCCACGTCGTCCGCGTACGCGTCCAGATACGGCAGCAGGGCCTCCGCCAGATCGGCGAGGAAGGCGAAACGCAGATCGCGGTCGCGCGGCTGGGCCACGGTCAGCAGCCGGGGCGCATCCCGCTCCGTACCGACGAGCGCCCCCAGCGGGGCACCGGCCTCGCCCGCCGTGGTCAGCGGCACGAACACCAACGGGCGGTCCGACAGCCGCCGGTGGCGGACCGTCGCCAGTGGCTGCGCGCGTCCGCTCTCCACCGCCTCCAGCCGGGCCAGGGTGTTGATCAGCGACATCAGGCGACCGCGCCCTCGGTGAGACCGCCCCCGGTGAGCGTGCCCTCGGCGGCGGCGCGCGCGGTGGCCAGCGCCTCGGCGCGCAGCGCGGCGGCCCGGCGCAGCGCCACGACCGTAGGATCGTCGTCCGCCAGCCCCGGGGTGTGTGCCCCGCGCGCCGCCGCCAGCACCGCGCCGACCGTCGTCAGACCGCCCAACTCGCCCCGTACACCCCGCCCGAGCGCCTCCACGGCGCCCGCCGTACGCGCCCGGCCCCGGCAGTGGAAGGCCAGCTCGCACGCGGACAGACACTCCGGCGCGTACGCCGCCGGGACGGAGTCGACCGCCGCCGTCAGCTCGGCCGGCGAGCAGCGCGCCAGATCGAAACGGGTGCCCTCGGGCAGGGCCGCCGTGATGTCCTCGATCCGGGTGAGCCGCGTCAACTGGCGCCGGGTCACGGAGAGTTGCTTGCGTACGTCCACGACCGACGCGGTCGGCAGATTGGAGAAGTCCCGCGGGCAGACCAGCAGCACCGAGTGGTCGACCCGGGCGCCGGCCAGCCGCCCGGCGACCCGCTCCAGCGCCAGCACGTAGACGGCGGCCTGCCGGGCGGCGGCGCCCACCTTCGACGGGTCGGCCGAACTGTCGATCATCGGGAAGGACTTGATCTCCACGACCGTCCACCGGCCGTCCGGGCGGACCACCACGGCGTCCGGCTCCAGATACGCGGGCGAGCCCGCCACCTCCAGCGCGAGCAGCGGGTGCACCAGCAGCGTCCAGGCGCCGTCCGCGCCGCTCTCCCGCGCCGCCCCGGCCGCTTCCGTCGCCTCGCGCAACGCCAGTGCCGTCCGCGCGGCACGCCCCTCGGGGCCGACCGCCGCGAGATCCGGGACCCGTACCTCACCGGGCACCGGCGCCGGCAGGCCCGCGCCCATGCGCTCGTGCAGCAGCCGCAGCAGCTCCGTACCGCCGTCGGCCTTCACCCGGGCCTCGAACGCGTTCCCCCGCATGAACGCGAACTGCGACTGCCCGAACGGCGCCGGGGAGCCGAGCGCCGCCGCGAGCGCCGTCTTGTCGACCCCCGCGCCGTCCAGCAGCGCGCGGCGCCCGCAGCCGGGGTTGGCCGCCAGCGCGGCCAGCGCGCGGGCGTCCAGCGGATGCGGCGCGACGTCCGGTCCGCGCAGCTCAGCGAGCCGCTGCCGGAGCGTCGTCGGTCGCGGCTCCGGTACCGCTGGGGTTGCCGGTGCTGCCGTGGGTGCGGGTGCGCTGCCCGGGGAATCGCTCACCCGCCGAAGTCTCGCACCCGTCACTGACAATCGGAGGTTTGACGGGGGAGTCGGCCGTACTTCCCGCCGCCGCGGCCGGGACCGACTCACGCGGCTCACGCGGCTCACGCGGCTCACGCGACTCGTAGGACTCGTGCGACTCGGACAACTCGTGCGACGACCGTGTGGGCCCCGGCGGCGGCGCCACCCGCGCCACGAACGCGTACCGGCGGGCCAGGTACGCCCGGCACCGGTCGGCGGCCCGCAGCGACGGCGCCGTCAGCAGCGCCCCCGCGCCCATCACCGCGGCACCGGCCACCGCGTCGAGGAAGTAGTGGTTCGCCGTCCCCATCACCACGACCACCGTGACCAGCGGATGGAGGACACCGAGGACCCGCAGCAGCGGCGTCTTGCCGTACCGCCACAGCAGCACCCCGCACCACAGCGCCCACCCGACGTGCAGACTCGGCATCGCCGCGTACTGGTTGGTCATCCCGCCCAGCCCGCGCGGCGCGCTCGCCTCGGCACCCCACCAGCCGTACGAGCTGTACTGCGCCATCGTGTCGACGAACCCGTAACCGGCGTCGAGCAGCCTCGGCGGGCACGTCGGGAGCAGGGTGAAGCCGACCAGGCCGAGCAGGGTGGAGACCATCAGCCAGGTACGCGCCGCGCGGTAGCGCGCGGCGCGGCGGCGGAAGATCCAGATCAGGACGGCCGGGGTGACGAGGTAGTGCAGCGTGGCGTACGCGAAGTCGGCCGGTATGCCCAGGGCGGGGACATCGGTGAAGAGGCGGTTGAGAGGGTGTTCGGCGTTCAGTCGGAACGCCTTCTCTATTCGGAGGATCGCCAGACCGTGGTCGACGGCCGTCGACACGTCACCGCGCGCCAGCAGCCGGCCGGCCGAGTACGCCCCGTACACCACTGCCAGCAGCAGCAGTTCGGCCCACCAGCGGGGCCGCCGGGAGGTGCCGGCGTGGACGGTCTGCGGCATCCGGAACGCTCTCTCTCATGTATTCACGCGGCCTTCCGCCGACGTTCAACCGTACGGCGTAGGCGATCGCCCGCACGCCAGGGGTCCCCCGCGGCCCTCCGTAAGCCGGCGGGCCGCGGTGATCCCACCCGCCGGTTGCCCAGGGGGACGCCGGGACAGTCCTCGAGGTTGCTCTCCGTTCAGGTGCGGGATGATGGCACGGCACCTGTTGTGAACCTGAGGGAGACCCTCCATGGCACCGCGCATCCTTCTCGCCCGGCACGGTCAGACGGCGTGGTCGCTGTCCGGCAGGCACACCGGCCGGACGGATGTCCCCCTGCTCGACGAGGGCCGGCGCGGCGCCAAGCTGCTGGGGGAGCGGCTGCACCGCGAGCCGTGGTCCGGGCTGCCCGGCACGGAGATCCGGACCAGTCCGCTGCTGCGCGCGAGCGACACCTGTGAACTCGCCGGGTTCGGCGGCCGGGCCCAGGCGTGGGACGCGCTGATGGAGTTCGACTACGGCGCGTACGAGGGCATGACCCCGGCGGAGATCCAGGCGGTGCGGCCCGGCTGGTTCATCTGGCGCGACGGCGTCCCGGACGGCGAGACCCTGGCGCAGGTCGCGGCACGCGCCGACGAGGTGGTGGCGTGGGCGCGTTCGGCGGACCGGGACGCCCTGGTCTTCGCGCACGGCCACATCCTGCGCGCGATCGGGGCGCGCTGGCTGGGGGAGGACGTGTCGTTCGCGTCCCGCATCCGGCTGGCGCCGACCTCGCTGTCGGTCCTGAGCTGGGCGTACGGGGAACCGGCGCTGGACATCTGGAACGACACGGGGCATCTGGCGGCCTGACGGGCGCGTACAGGGCGTATCGGGAGGCGGGTACGGCGGTCCCCCGGTGATCCCCTCGGCGGTCCGGCGGCCGGGGGCACGCGCGCGGGTGGTCCGGGTCCGGGACGCGCGGGCCCGCGACGTTCGGACCGCCGACGCTCACACCCGTGACGGTCCGGTCCGGTGCGCGGTCGCCGCCGTCGACGCGTGACGGTCCAGGAACCCGCTCACCTCCGCCGCCCGACGTCTCGGCAGCAGCGTCCGCGCCATGCCCGCGAGCATGCCCTGGATACGCGTGGACTGGACCTCGCCCATCAGGTCCAGCACCTGGTGCCCGGCCGACGCGGCCTCGTCCGGGAAGCCCGCCTGTGCCAGGTCCGTCGCCAACTCCGCCCGGTAGAGCGCCAGATTGCGGGCGAAGTGCGGGTCCAGCAGGACCGTGGCCCGGTACGCGTGCCGGGCCGCCGCCGGCCAGTCGCCCAGCGCCGCGCGGCACCGGGCCTCCAGCGACTCCCGTTCCGGCTCCCCGAAGAACGACATCCACTCGGGATCGGTGTCCGACGTGCCCCGCCCGAACAGCGCGTGCGCCTGCCCGAGGGACCGCTCGCAGGCCGTACGGTCCCCGAGCCCCGCCCAGCCGCCCGCCTCGCGCAGCGCGAGGAGCGACAGCAGCCGGGGCGAGCCGAGGTCCCGTGCCGCCCGCAGCCCGGCCTGCGCCGCCCGGACCGCCTCGCGGTACCTGCCCGCGTCCCGCGCCAGGAACGACATGTTGCTGAACGCGTGCGCCTCCACACCCGGGTCGTCGGCGATCCGCGCGGTCGCCAGCGCCTCCGCGTAGTGCGACCGCGCGTCGTCGAACCGGCCCGAGTCGTGCGCCAGCCAGCCCACCGAGATCGCCAGTTCGCCCGCGCTCGCGTGCAGCCGCCCGGCCGTCGCGCGCCGGGACCGGGTGCCCGCGTCGAGGAGCGCGTACGCGGTACGCAGCGGCTGCGCCGCCCGCCGGTACAGCCCGTCCGCGCCGTGCCGGTCGTCCAGCAGACGGATCCGGCGCACCGTCTCCTCCAGCGCGTCCACCTCCGCCGCGCCCACCCGCCGGGGGCCCGGCACGGCGGCGGTCGCGGGCACGGCGCCGAGGCCGACGCCGATGCCGAGGCTCAGGGAGACGGCGGCCACCGACGCCGTACCGCTCGTCATGAACGCGCGCCGCCGCACGTCGCTCTCCTCGCCGCCGTGTCCGGTGTCGCCACCGGCCGGGGCCGGGGCGGGAGGCGTGGGCGGGGTCCGGCGCTGCTCCGGGACGGGCGCGGGCGCCGGCGACACCGGACACGGCACCGGGTGGGCGCCCGCCGAGGTCCTGGACGCCCGGCCGCGCACGCTCTCGCGGTCCGAGAAGCCGAGATCGGTCAGGGTGAGTCCGGGGAACATGTGGAGGAAGACCCGTTCGTACGCGTAGTTGGGGCAGCGGATCTCGCCCGCCTCGACCCGTCCGACATAGCGCGCGTCGCACGCGACCTGCTCACCGATCTCCCGCGCCGCCCGGCGCACGGCCGCCGCGAACTCCCCCGGCGAGCGGTGGCCGCGCAGCCTGCGGAAGGCGGAATTGGGCACTGCCCGGGTCGACGCCATGGCCGAGACCTCTCCTGGAACACCGTGGTCCTGCTTGCCGGTCGACCCCCGGTCGTCCCCGGTCACTTCTGGTTCCGGTCGCCGGGAGATCCGGTGTTCCGGCTGCCCGGAGATCCGGTGGCCCGACTGTTCGGCCGCACAAGAACCTACCTGGTGTGACGGCTTGGCTACAGAGAGTTTAGCTACAAACCGGATATCTCACCCACGATCTGCCATGAACTGCCATCCTTTGCGCCGGAATCGCGCCGTAGCCGCTGACTCCGCGAACCGTTGAACCATGCGGAGACGCGCCACGTGTCTCCATTCGACGAGGAGGGTTCCCTTGTTGGAGCTGGAGATCGGGATGAAGACCAGTGACGGCTCGTGGACGACTGCTCAGCACGGCCCGGCCGCCGGGGCGTGCGCCACGCCTCCCGTCGACCCGGTCGCCCCGCCCGCCGCGGCCTCCGAGGGCCACGACGAGGGTGCCGATGTGTGCTGCGACCTGGTGACCGTGCCGGCCCGGCAGGGACTGGAGGCCGTCGACATCCTGCGGCGGGGTGCGGGCGAGGCCCCGGCCGTGGGACCGGTGGTCCTCGACGGCGACTGCGACAACCTCGGATTCCTGGTGCCGTCCGGTACGGCGGCGGGCTGGGACATGCCGGGCAGCGCGTGTACGGAGACGGCGGGCCGGGGGCTGCGGATCCCCGCCGAGCCGCCCGTCACGGGAGGGGCCTGGCTGCTGCCGCCGGGCGGGGCCGTCGGCGGGGTCACGGACCCGGCGGTGCTGCGGGAGGCCCTGGACGAGGCGGCCCGGCTGATCGAGGCGGCGGACAGCACCCGGTAGGGCCCCGACACCACCGGCGGGGCCGGCAGGCCCGGCAGGACCTGCGAGCGACCCCGGCAGGACCCGCGCGCGGGCCCGGCCCGTGCGGCCCCCCACCACCGGGCGTACGTCCCCCGCCACCGGGCGCCCCCGCCGACGGGGGACAATGAACCGGTGGCGAAGAACCCGGCGGCGAAGAACAGACGGCGCGGACGCGGTGCCCCCGGGCCCGAGACCGTCACCGCGCCCGTCGACGGCGGGCTCGCCGAACTGGTCCCCGACCGCGAGCGCCCCCGCGCCTGGGAGCTGCTGATCGACGGCGCCCCGCAGTCCCACGTCGATCTGGCCGACCCGACCCGGCTCGCCTACGCCTACCAGCGCAGGCTCGGACACATCGCCGACCTTCTCGCGCCCGCCGGCCAGGCACTGCGCGTGGTGCACCTCGGCGGCGGCGCCTTCACCCTGGCCCGGTACGTCGCGGCGACCCGCCCCCGTTCCACCCAGCAGATCGTGGAGCTGGACGCCGCTCTGGTCCAACTGGTCCGCGCGGAACTGCCGCTGGACCCCGGCGCCCGGATCCGGGTCCGCTCCACCGACGCGCGGGCCGGGCTCGCCAAGGTGCCCGACGGCTGGGCGGACCTGATCATCGCGGACGTCTTCGGCGGCGCCCGCACCCCGGCGCATCTCACCAGCGCCGAATTCCTCGCCGACGTACGACGGGTGCTGGCGCCCGGCGGCGGTTACGCCGCCAACCTCGCCGACGGGCCGCCCCTCGCGCATCTGCGCTCCCAGATCGCCACCGCCGCGACCGTCTTCCCGGAACTCGCGCTCGCCGCCGACCCCGCCGTACTGCGCGGCCGGCGCTTCGGCAACGCCGTACTCCTCGCGTCGGACCGGGAGTTGCCGCTGGCCGAGCTGACCCGCCGGATCGCGGGCGACCCGCACCCGGGGCGGGTGGAACACGGGCGCGCGCTCCGGGACTTCACCGGAGGCGCGCTGCCCGTCACCGACGCGGACGCCCGGCCGTCACCCCTGCCACCGGCCGGTTCCTTCGACTGACCGGCCGGTGAACTCCCCGGCCCCGCCCGGCGGTCCCGGATCGCTCACCGCTACCCCTCACCCCTCACCGCTCGTCGATCTGGACGCGCGGCGCCGAGTCGTGCCAGGTGCAGAAGACGGAGATCTCCCGGTCGTCCCGCGTGAACGTCACCCGGATCCAGTAGTCCTGCTTCCAGACCTGCATCTGCCAGCCGCTCTCCGGCGTCGCCGACACCAACTCGCCCGCGTCGCCGCCCAGATCGAAGACGACCCGGCCGCCGTCGACCGGATAGCTCCTCACCTCGCCGTGCCCGCCGGAGTCCGGTCCGGGCGCCGCCGGCGGCCGCTCCCGCGACGGAGGCGCCGGCGGACTCGCCGACGGCTCGTCGTCGTCGGGTGTCCGGGCCGGGTCCGGGGGCTCGGACGACACCGGGGGCCGCGTGGCGGACGGTGACGGCGAAGGCGGCGAGGGCGGCGGGCTCGGCGGACGGTGCGTGGAGGCCGACCGCGGCAACGTGTCGCGCGTCGCGTCCGCGCTGATGGGAAGCGCGCGCGGCCGGTCGTACACCGTGCCCACCACGACCGTGTGGACACCCCACCACGACAGCGTGACCGCCGACCCGGTCGCCAGCGTCCACGCCAGTGCGTGTACGAGTCCTCTGCGCATCGGGGCCATACTGCACCACCCGCCCCGCACCTGTCGCTCCGGTCGCCGCCCGCGCGGGGACCCATCCGGAGCCCCGGCGTCCGCGAACGGCGGTCCGGAGTCCCCCGGATGGCGTACGGTGCCGCCCATGCCCAGTGTGCTCGTGGTCGAGGACGACCAGTTCGTGCGCTCCGCCCTCATCAGACACCTGACCGAGGCGTCCCACACCGTACGGAGCGTCGGCACCGCCCTGGAGGCGCTGCGCGAGGTCGCCCACTTCCGTTTCGACGTGGTCATACTCGACCTCGGACTGCCCGACCTCGACGGGTCGGAGGCGCTGAAGATGCTGCGCGGCATCACCGACGTGCCCGTGATCATCGCCACCGCGCGGGACGACGAGGCCGAGATCGTACGGCTGTTGAACGACGGCGCCGACGACTACCTCACCAAGCCCTTCTCGGTGGAGCACCTGTCGGCGCGGATGGCCGCCGTGCTGCGCCGTTCGCGTGCCGCCGCGCCCGAGGGCCCGCCCTCGCACGTCATCCGGGTCGGCGGCCTCATCATCGACCCGCTGCGCCGCCAGGCCGAACTCGACGGCGCCCGGCTGGATCTGACCCGCCGTGAGTTCGACCTGCTCGCCTTCCTCGCCGGACGGCCCGGTGTGGTCGTCGCGCGCAAGGAGCTGCTGGCCGAGGTGTGGCAGCAGTCGTACGGCGACGACCAGACCATCGACGTCCATCTCTCCTGGCTGCGCCGGAAACTGGGCGAGACGGCGGCCCGGCCGCGCTATCTGCACACGCTGCGCGGGGTCGGCGTCAAGCTGGAACCCCCGGCGCCCCGGCCCCCGCTGTCCGGCCCCCCGGCCCACGAGCCCCCGTCATGAGATGGGCGCTGGTCAGGGTCTCGCTCGCGGTGACCGTGATGGTCGTGCTCGCCTTCGCCGTCCCGCTGGGCCTCGTCATCAAGGAGATGGCCAAGGACCGGGCGTTCTCCAACGCCGAACGGCAGGCCGCCACCCTCGGCCCCGTGCTCTCCATCGCCCGGGGCCGCGAACAGCTCGAATGGGCCGTCCGCTCCAGCCCCATCGGCGACACGGGCCAGCTGGCCGTGCACGTACCGGCCTCCGACGAACCGGGCAGCGTGCCCATGGAGATCGGCACCCGGCGGGCCGCGCAGAAGGACCTGCGCGCCACCGAGGCCCTCGGCAGGGCGTCCATCGCCGAGGTCAGCGGCGGCTCGGCGCTGCTCCAGCCGATCGCGGTCTCCACCGGGAAGATCGCCATCATCGAGGTCTTCGTCCCCGAGGACGAGGTCTCCAACGGTGTCACCACCGCCTGGCTCGTCCTCGCGGGCGTCGGCGTCGCGCTGGTGGTGGGCTCCGTCGCCGTCGCCGACCGGCTCGGCGTACGGATGGTCGAGCCCGCCCAGCAACTCGCGGGCGCCGCCCACGACCTGGGCGAGGGGCGGCTCGGCGCCCGGGTGCCGGAGAAGGGCCCCACGGAACTGCGGTCCGCCGCGATCGCCTTCAACTCGATGGCCGACC
Above is a window of Streptomyces sp. NBC_01498 DNA encoding:
- a CDS encoding phosphatase PAP2 family protein translates to MPQTVHAGTSRRPRWWAELLLLAVVYGAYSAGRLLARGDVSTAVDHGLAILRIEKAFRLNAEHPLNRLFTDVPALGIPADFAYATLHYLVTPAVLIWIFRRRAARYRAARTWLMVSTLLGLVGFTLLPTCPPRLLDAGYGFVDTMAQYSSYGWWGAEASAPRGLGGMTNQYAAMPSLHVGWALWCGVLLWRYGKTPLLRVLGVLHPLVTVVVVMGTANHYFLDAVAGAAVMGAGALLTAPSLRAADRCRAYLARRYAFVARVAPPPGPTRSSHELSESHESYESREPREPREPRESVPAAAAGSTADSPVKPPIVSDGCETSAGERFPGQRTRTHGSTGNPSGTGAATDDAPAAAR
- a CDS encoding response regulator transcription factor — encoded protein: MPSVLVVEDDQFVRSALIRHLTEASHTVRSVGTALEALREVAHFRFDVVILDLGLPDLDGSEALKMLRGITDVPVIIATARDDEAEIVRLLNDGADDYLTKPFSVEHLSARMAAVLRRSRAAAPEGPPSHVIRVGGLIIDPLRRQAELDGARLDLTRREFDLLAFLAGRPGVVVARKELLAEVWQQSYGDDQTIDVHLSWLRRKLGETAARPRYLHTLRGVGVKLEPPAPRPPLSGPPAHEPPS
- a CDS encoding spermidine synthase — its product is MAKNPAAKNRRRGRGAPGPETVTAPVDGGLAELVPDRERPRAWELLIDGAPQSHVDLADPTRLAYAYQRRLGHIADLLAPAGQALRVVHLGGGAFTLARYVAATRPRSTQQIVELDAALVQLVRAELPLDPGARIRVRSTDARAGLAKVPDGWADLIIADVFGGARTPAHLTSAEFLADVRRVLAPGGGYAANLADGPPLAHLRSQIATAATVFPELALAADPAVLRGRRFGNAVLLASDRELPLAELTRRIAGDPHPGRVEHGRALRDFTGGALPVTDADARPSPLPPAGSFD
- a CDS encoding histidine phosphatase family protein translates to MAPRILLARHGQTAWSLSGRHTGRTDVPLLDEGRRGAKLLGERLHREPWSGLPGTEIRTSPLLRASDTCELAGFGGRAQAWDALMEFDYGAYEGMTPAEIQAVRPGWFIWRDGVPDGETLAQVAARADEVVAWARSADRDALVFAHGHILRAIGARWLGEDVSFASRIRLAPTSLSVLSWAYGEPALDIWNDTGHLAA
- a CDS encoding tetratricopeptide repeat protein translates to MASTRAVPNSAFRRLRGHRSPGEFAAAVRRAAREIGEQVACDARYVGRVEAGEIRCPNYAYERVFLHMFPGLTLTDLGFSDRESVRGRASRTSAGAHPVPCPVSPAPAPVPEQRRTPPTPPAPAPAGGDTGHGGEESDVRRRAFMTSGTASVAAVSLSLGIGVGLGAVPATAAVPGPRRVGAAEVDALEETVRRIRLLDDRHGADGLYRRAAQPLRTAYALLDAGTRSRRATAGRLHASAGELAISVGWLAHDSGRFDDARSHYAEALATARIADDPGVEAHAFSNMSFLARDAGRYREAVRAAQAGLRAARDLGSPRLLSLLALREAGGWAGLGDRTACERSLGQAHALFGRGTSDTDPEWMSFFGEPERESLEARCRAALGDWPAAARHAYRATVLLDPHFARNLALYRAELATDLAQAGFPDEAASAGHQVLDLMGEVQSTRIQGMLAGMARTLLPRRRAAEVSGFLDRHASTAATAHRTGPSRV